The genomic segment GCGCACAGCGTGACGTGTGCCTTGCCTATGTCGACGGCCAGGTGGCCGTTGGCGACTACGTGGTCGTGCACGTCGGCTTTGCCATCTCGAAGATCGACGAAGAAGAGGCGCGAAAGACCTATGCCGTGCTGGAAGCCATGAGCGAGCTTGGCGATCTCGAACTCATTCGAAACGGCGCCGAATCGCTGGTTGACCTTGAGAACCTGCCGTCAGCCGGTCCCCCGCCAACCGGACGCCTCGCGTGAAATACCTCAGCGAATACCGCGACCCGCAGCTGGCCCAAACGCTGGCGCGAAAGATCCGACTCACCGCCACGCGCCGATGGACGCTGATGGAAGTGTGTGGCGGTCAGACGCACACGATTGTGCGACAGGGAATCGATGAGCTGCTGGAAGGGTCCATCGAGATGATTCATGGTCCGGGCTGCCCGGTGTGCGTCACACCACTGGAGCAGATCGACCGTGCCGTGCATCTCGCGGGCCGCCCCGACGTGATCTTCACGTCGTTTGGCGACATGCTGCGCGTCCCCGGCAGCGACTGCGATCTGCAGCAGGTGCGGGCACGTGGCGGCGCCGTGAAGGTCGTGTACTCGCCGCTCGACGCGCTGACGCTGGCCGAACGTCACCCCGACAAGGAAGTGGTGTTCTTCGCGGTGGGATTTGAGACCACCGCCCCAGCCAACGCGATGGCGGTCGCCGAGGCCGCCCGACGCGGATTGCGCAACTTCAGCGTGCTCGTGTCGCACGTCACCGTGCCGCCCGCCATGGAGGCGATTCTCTCGGCGGCCGACAATCGCGTGCAGGGATTTCTCGCCGCGGGACATGTCTGCACCATCATGGGATGGACCGAGTACGAGCCCATCGCGCGCCGCTATCGGGTGCCCATTGTGGTCACCGGCTTTGAGCCGCTTGATATTCTCGAGGGCATGCTCATGGTGGTTGAGCAACTCGAACGCGGCGAGTATCGCGTGGACAACCAATATGCGCGCGCCGTCAAGCGTGACGGCAACCAGGCCGCGCAGGACACCGTGAACAAGGTGTTCGAGTTGCGCGATCGCCAATGGCGCGGCATCGGCATGATCCCCGGCAGCGGGTTGGGCATCCGCCCGGAGTACGCCGCGTGGGACGCCGAAGTGAAATTCGATCTCGCCGGCATCGTGGCCAACGAACCGG from the Gemmatimonadaceae bacterium genome contains:
- a CDS encoding HypC/HybG/HupF family hydrogenase formation chaperone, with protein sequence MCLGIPGKIIALREGTALATGVVDFGGAQRDVCLAYVDGQVAVGDYVVVHVGFAISKIDEEEARKTYAVLEAMSELGDLELIRNGAESLVDLENLPSAGPPPTGRLA
- the hypD gene encoding hydrogenase formation protein HypD yields the protein MKYLSEYRDPQLAQTLARKIRLTATRRWTLMEVCGGQTHTIVRQGIDELLEGSIEMIHGPGCPVCVTPLEQIDRAVHLAGRPDVIFTSFGDMLRVPGSDCDLQQVRARGGAVKVVYSPLDALTLAERHPDKEVVFFAVGFETTAPANAMAVAEAARRGLRNFSVLVSHVTVPPAMEAILSAADNRVQGFLAAGHVCTIMGWTEYEPIARRYRVPIVVTGFEPLDILEGMLMVVEQLERGEYRVDNQYARAVKRDGNQAAQDTVNKVFELRDRQWRGIGMIPGSGLGIRPEYAAWDAEVKFDLAGIVANEPADCHAGEVLRGQMKPFDCPSFGSRCTPEHPMGAPMVSSEGACAAYYNYGRFRQGSPLANPAMTLPILATT